In Deinococcus psychrotolerans, a genomic segment contains:
- a CDS encoding family 10 glycosylhydrolase, translated as MSRYFLNSQAPARSSRLLTPVLIGLTAAFALGGSGSAQTGSEPVELPATGNPTPLFPVLVLPLPVPTPPTLLTAPEAAPQPTPTTAPFIGPTLPPLLPPAPPIIGPVLPPVVPVTPAPVPANPLPTTPPVTPIPINPVPSSPTPSNPVPINPVPTLPAPNPTSVSSVRGLWVDAFGPGLKTPAQVAQMVKDAHDLGINTLFVQTIRRADCLCSRSSVPRATDADLAPGFDPLAEVLRLAHAQGIRVFAWVSVTGAGNAAAPNLNPQHVLKLHGPAAGLNSWVNRRPDGSYLEGSDIWLDAGIPQAADYMAQSILSVVKNYDIDGIQLDRIRYPDGGMWGYSSAALARYRSETGNKGTPLPSDPTWINWKREQITALVRRIVLETRRLKPNVWTSAATITYGAPPADLSGFEKSRTYSDVLQNWPAWTQEGLIDLNVLMNYKQDLVPNHTQWFDDWNKFALSVRGKAEVAAGTALYLNSPDVSRNQMQRALSAGLGWVGYAYRTPGVDVYKNGQSQPRGFEVLRKSLTQNGGPLTATPWKLSPPVHSGVLGRVISSSDMGGKVVEARSAGGTLLGKTTTDGNGYYGFTDLPLGAVEVRVAGQRWQGQLTQAGVARYPDLLLKGTQIIPALKSRP; from the coding sequence GTGAGTCGATACTTCCTGAACAGTCAAGCCCCCGCCCGATCAAGCCGCCTGCTCACTCCCGTGCTGATCGGGCTGACTGCCGCTTTTGCCCTCGGCGGCTCAGGCAGCGCTCAAACCGGCTCCGAGCCTGTGGAGCTTCCGGCCACCGGCAACCCGACGCCTCTTTTTCCAGTTCTCGTGTTGCCTCTTCCTGTGCCGACGCCTCCGACGCTGCTCACTGCGCCGGAGGCCGCGCCGCAGCCCACGCCGACCACCGCGCCCTTTATCGGCCCGACCCTGCCGCCACTCTTACCGCCCGCACCGCCGATTATCGGGCCTGTCTTGCCGCCAGTGGTGCCCGTCACGCCCGCGCCTGTGCCTGCCAACCCGCTGCCCACCACTCCACCTGTCACTCCCATCCCAATCAATCCTGTTCCCAGTAGCCCAACACCCAGTAATCCAGTACCGATCAATCCAGTGCCCACGCTGCCCGCACCCAATCCAACCTCGGTGAGTTCGGTGCGCGGCCTGTGGGTAGACGCCTTCGGGCCGGGGCTCAAAACCCCGGCGCAGGTGGCCCAGATGGTCAAAGACGCTCACGATCTCGGCATCAATACCTTGTTCGTGCAGACCATTCGCCGCGCCGACTGCTTGTGCAGCCGCTCAAGTGTGCCGCGTGCCACCGACGCCGATCTGGCTCCCGGCTTTGATCCGCTGGCTGAAGTGCTGAGGCTCGCTCACGCGCAGGGCATTCGGGTGTTTGCTTGGGTCAGCGTGACGGGCGCGGGCAATGCCGCCGCGCCGAATCTCAACCCTCAGCATGTGCTGAAGTTGCACGGCCCCGCAGCCGGCCTGAATTCCTGGGTCAACCGCAGGCCCGACGGCAGTTACCTCGAAGGCTCGGACATCTGGCTCGACGCCGGCATTCCGCAGGCCGCCGACTACATGGCCCAGAGCATTCTGAGCGTCGTCAAAAACTACGACATCGACGGCATTCAGCTTGACCGCATTCGTTACCCCGACGGCGGCATGTGGGGCTACAGTTCGGCGGCGCTGGCCCGCTACCGCAGCGAAACCGGCAACAAGGGCACGCCGCTGCCGAGCGACCCCACCTGGATCAACTGGAAGCGCGAGCAGATCACCGCGTTGGTGCGCCGCATCGTGCTGGAGACGCGCCGCCTCAAGCCCAACGTCTGGACGAGCGCCGCCACCATCACTTACGGTGCTCCACCTGCCGATTTAAGCGGCTTCGAAAAGAGCCGAACCTACAGCGACGTGCTGCAAAATTGGCCGGCTTGGACTCAGGAAGGCCTGATTGACCTGAATGTACTGATGAATTACAAACAGGACTTGGTGCCCAATCACACCCAGTGGTTTGATGATTGGAACAAATTTGCCCTCAGTGTGCGCGGCAAAGCCGAGGTCGCGGCGGGCACGGCGCTGTATCTCAACAGCCCCGATGTTTCGCGTAACCAAATGCAGCGGGCGCTGAGCGCAGGCCTCGGCTGGGTCGGCTACGCTTACCGCACACCGGGGGTGGACGTCTACAAAAACGGCCAAAGCCAGCCCAGGGGTTTTGAAGTGCTGCGGAAATCACTGACCCAAAACGGCGGCCCACTCACCGCCACGCCCTGGAAGCTCTCGCCGCCGGTTCATTCCGGGGTGCTGGGCCGAGTCATCAGCAGCAGCGATATGGGCGGCAAAGTCGTGGAAGCCCGCAGCGCTGGCGGCACCTTGCTTGGCAAGACCACCACCGATGGCAACGGCTATTACGGTTTTACCGATTTGCCGCTGGGCGCGGTGGAAGTGCGGGTGGCCGGACAGCGCTGGCAAGGCCAACTTACCCAAGCGGGGGTGGCCCGCTACCCCGATTTGCTGCTCAAAGGAACCCAGATTATTCCGGCACTCAAAAGCAGGCCCTGA
- a CDS encoding MMPL family transporter, whose product MQPLARFVTQRPWWVLAIWALLALICAVPASLAPARLTADPGALSSSESGQVIDLLSQRFGERDSNTVLLVTQTERPLSSPAVAQQYNAFVAGLQKVPGVTRVLPYNAQSAEQVSGEGGKLALTLAQIPLFKEATPALERIRTYVQSQKKAGFDTRVTGGQAIAADFTKFAEGDTKRSEMTALPLIAVVLLFVFGALVAAALPLVVGGLSITTALAGLYLLTFLIPTSTFAQSIITLVSLGAGIDYALLMVNRFREELKSGAGGSAGANSEAASPEAASSEAAYRTVMTAGRSVLLSGAAVTLAMAALLLPPIAFVRSLGIGGVLAVLFTVLASLTVLPALLTLLGERVNWPHLAFKGFRALDFGQSARESALWTALARRVTARPVLAVALSTLVLVVLALPARQMQTGYAGAWGLVEGVESRDALAAVRDLGAGGLLSQFEVILELRGGQKYGPQSRDAFRRTVRQVEALPDVKGVISPFVSAAVLSSASGSGGSLGDLAALTRRSFSTDRTLLRFTVVPNGYLRADQIDAFEARLRGVLSATPFDYQLGGAPVGEREFSKAITSSIPLAIGAVFFGTFLLLMVAFRSLFIPLKSIVMNSLTVLAAYGVVTWVVQQGHFASLLGLPQDVGVLDSSLPLLLFAVLFGLSMDYEIFLLSRVQEEYLRLAGQPQANNESIVLAIGRTARIITSAAVIMFIVFVAFIFGRVVANKSIGLGLAVAVLLDATIVRLVLVPGLLQLAGKWNWWLPAWLEKRLPKVHWEH is encoded by the coding sequence ATGCAACCGCTTGCCCGTTTCGTGACCCAGCGGCCTTGGTGGGTGCTGGCCATCTGGGCGCTCTTGGCGCTGATCTGCGCCGTGCCCGCCAGCCTCGCTCCCGCCCGCCTCACCGCCGACCCCGGAGCGCTGTCGAGCTCCGAAAGCGGTCAGGTCATTGATCTGCTCTCGCAGCGCTTTGGCGAGCGTGATTCCAACACCGTGCTGTTGGTCACGCAGACCGAGCGGCCGCTCAGCTCACCCGCCGTGGCCCAGCAGTACAACGCGTTCGTGGCGGGTCTTCAAAAAGTGCCGGGCGTGACCCGGGTGCTGCCGTACAACGCCCAGAGTGCGGAGCAGGTGAGTGGTGAAGGCGGCAAATTGGCCCTGACACTGGCCCAAATCCCGCTGTTCAAGGAAGCCACGCCCGCGCTGGAACGCATCCGGACATATGTCCAGAGCCAGAAGAAAGCAGGCTTTGACACCCGCGTGACCGGCGGGCAAGCCATCGCCGCCGATTTCACCAAATTTGCCGAGGGCGATACCAAGCGCAGCGAGATGACTGCCTTGCCGCTGATCGCCGTGGTGCTGCTGTTCGTCTTTGGGGCGCTGGTGGCCGCCGCTTTGCCGCTGGTCGTCGGCGGGCTGAGCATCACCACGGCGCTGGCGGGCCTGTACTTGCTGACGTTCCTGATTCCCACCAGCACCTTTGCCCAGAGCATCATCACTCTGGTGTCGCTGGGCGCGGGCATTGACTACGCCCTGCTGATGGTCAACCGCTTCCGCGAAGAACTCAAGAGCGGTGCAGGGGGCTCGGCGGGGGCCAATTCAGAGGCGGCCAGTCCAGAGGCAGCCAGCTCAGAGGCGGCTTACCGCACCGTGATGACGGCGGGGCGCAGCGTGCTGCTGAGCGGCGCGGCGGTGACGCTGGCGATGGCGGCCCTGCTGCTGCCGCCGATCGCTTTCGTGCGGAGTCTGGGGATCGGCGGGGTGCTGGCGGTGCTGTTCACAGTGCTGGCCAGCCTGACGGTGCTGCCCGCGCTGCTGACCTTGCTGGGCGAGCGGGTCAACTGGCCGCATTTGGCGTTTAAGGGCTTCAGGGCCCTGGATTTCGGACAATCCGCCCGCGAAAGTGCGCTCTGGACGGCGCTGGCCCGGCGGGTTACGGCGCGGCCCGTGTTGGCGGTGGCACTCTCGACGCTGGTCTTGGTGGTGCTGGCCCTGCCCGCCCGGCAGATGCAAACTGGCTACGCGGGCGCGTGGGGGCTGGTGGAAGGGGTGGAGTCGCGTGACGCGCTGGCCGCCGTGCGTGACCTCGGCGCGGGCGGGCTCCTCTCTCAGTTCGAGGTGATTCTTGAGTTGCGCGGTGGACAAAAGTACGGCCCCCAGAGTCGAGACGCTTTCCGCCGGACGGTGCGGCAAGTCGAGGCGCTGCCGGATGTCAAGGGCGTCATCAGCCCGTTTGTCAGCGCGGCGGTGCTCAGCAGTGCCAGTGGGAGTGGAGGTTCGCTGGGCGATCTGGCCGCCCTGACGCGGCGCAGTTTCAGCACAGACCGCACGCTGCTGCGCTTCACGGTGGTTCCGAACGGCTATTTGCGGGCCGATCAAATCGACGCTTTTGAAGCGCGGCTGCGCGGGGTGCTCAGTGCCACGCCGTTTGATTATCAACTCGGCGGCGCACCCGTGGGCGAGCGTGAATTCAGCAAAGCCATTACCAGCTCCATTCCCTTGGCCATCGGTGCGGTGTTTTTCGGCACTTTCTTGCTGTTGATGGTGGCTTTCCGCAGTTTATTCATTCCGCTCAAGAGTATCGTGATGAACAGCCTGACGGTGCTGGCCGCTTACGGCGTGGTGACCTGGGTGGTGCAACAAGGCCACTTCGCTTCGCTGCTGGGCTTGCCACAAGACGTCGGCGTGCTGGATTCGAGCTTGCCGCTGCTGCTGTTTGCGGTCTTGTTTGGCCTCAGCATGGATTACGAGATTTTCCTGCTTTCACGGGTGCAGGAAGAATATCTGCGCCTCGCGGGGCAGCCGCAGGCCAACAATGAATCCATCGTGCTGGCGATTGGACGTACGGCGCGGATTATTACCAGCGCCGCCGTGATTATGTTTATCGTCTTCGTGGCTTTTATCTTTGGGCGGGTGGTGGCCAACAAAAGCATCGGTTTGGGCCTCGCCGTTGCCGTGCTGCTGGACGCCACCATCGTCCGTTTGGTGTTGGTGCCCGGTTTGCTGCAACTCGCTGGAAAATGGAATTGGTGGCTGCCGGCTTGGCTCGAAAAACGGCTGCCCAAAGTTCACTGGGAGCACTAA
- a CDS encoding FAD binding domain-containing protein: MYTTPFDYHRASSVQDALQMLASNPDAKLLAGGHSLIPTMKLRLASPSALIDISALDELRGIRTDGDTLILGAGVTHSELLYDKTVAEYAPLMPDMARWVGDPMVRNRGTVGGVVAHADPAADYPAGLLTLGASFKLTSAGGERVVGVDDYFLGMFETALAEGEIVTEIHIPRQAGKGAYEKFRHPASHYAIVGVAAVSGPDGVKIAMTGAGPKAVRLSKLEAAIGTDLSDDHIQQASQNAVDAGDLLSDRFASAEYRAHLAGVLAKRALMRLK; encoded by the coding sequence ATGTACACGACCCCCTTTGATTACCACCGCGCCTCCAGCGTCCAAGACGCCCTGCAAATGCTCGCCAGCAACCCCGACGCCAAGTTGCTGGCCGGCGGCCACTCGCTGATTCCCACCATGAAACTGCGTTTGGCTTCGCCTTCGGCCTTGATCGACATTTCGGCATTAGACGAGCTGCGCGGCATTCGCACCGACGGCGACACACTGATTCTGGGCGCGGGCGTGACCCATTCCGAACTGCTTTATGACAAAACGGTGGCCGAGTACGCGCCGCTGATGCCCGACATGGCCCGCTGGGTCGGCGATCCGATGGTTCGCAACCGGGGCACGGTGGGCGGTGTGGTGGCGCACGCTGATCCGGCTGCCGATTACCCGGCGGGCCTGCTGACGTTGGGCGCGAGTTTCAAGCTAACCTCGGCAGGCGGTGAGCGTGTGGTCGGTGTGGACGATTACTTCCTGGGGATGTTTGAAACGGCCCTGGCGGAAGGCGAGATCGTCACCGAGATTCATATTCCGCGCCAAGCTGGCAAGGGCGCTTACGAAAAGTTCCGGCATCCGGCCAGCCACTACGCCATTGTCGGCGTGGCGGCGGTCAGCGGGCCGGACGGTGTCAAGATCGCCATGACCGGCGCGGGGCCAAAAGCGGTGCGGCTCAGCAAGCTGGAAGCGGCCATCGGGACGGATCTCAGCGACGACCATATTCAGCAGGCCAGCCAAAATGCTGTAGATGCGGGCGACCTGCTCAGTGACCGTTTTGCCAGCGCCGAGTACCGGGCGCATCTGGCGGGCGTGCTGGCCAAGCGTGCCCTGATGCGGCTGAAATAG
- a CDS encoding xanthine dehydrogenase family protein molybdopterin-binding subunit: MTQLPDSNYHAPEGPQKYIGKSVKRVEDPRFITGQGHYTDDINVHGQLHAAMLRSPYSHAKIGTIDASAALALEGVRAVLTGQDFADAKVGSIPTGWLLPDLKIPPHPAIAHGEVHYVGDIVAVVIADTRALAEDAVALIEVDLEPLGGVSLGSDALKEGAPLVHPEAPGNVAFNWEIGDAAAADELFKQADHVVSLKLRNHRLVPNAIEPRASLAQYQRASEEFTLHTTSQNPHIHRLMLAAFVLGIPEHKLRVISPDVGGGFGSKIMQYPEEVIVLFAAKKLNRPIKWAARRSESFVTDMQGRDHESEAQLALTKDGKMLALKVDTIANLGAYLTTFAPAVPTYLYGTLLNGTYKFGAVHGKVTGVFTNTVPVDAYRGAGRPEATYLVERIVSKAASELGMDAAELRRKNFIQPEDFPYQTPVALVYDSGNYEAALDKALTMVGYQDLLKEQAEGLKNGRYIGIGFSTYVEACGLAPSALVGQLGAQAGQWESAVVRVMPTGKIEVLTGSHSHGQGHETTFAQIAAEEFGIPMEDVVIVHGDTGKMPFGWGTYGSRSAAVGGSALKMALGRIKDKATKIAAHLLEASPEDIEVADGQFKVKGVPEGGKSFFDVALMAHLAHNLPEGMEPGLEAQYMYDPKNFVYPFGTHIAVVELDADTGHVKMTKYVCVDDCGPLINPLVVEGQVHGGIAQGFGQAILEEAVYDEEGNMLTGSFMEYSMPRAEDLPMFEIDHTVTPSPHNPLGVKGIGESGTIASTAAVANAVNDALRAFGHHHVDMPFTPEKVWRAMKGGVQTVGQAADD; this comes from the coding sequence ATGACCCAGCTTCCCGACTCCAACTACCACGCTCCCGAAGGGCCGCAAAAATACATCGGCAAGTCCGTTAAGCGTGTGGAAGACCCGCGCTTTATCACCGGGCAGGGGCACTACACCGACGACATCAACGTGCACGGCCAGCTTCACGCGGCGATGCTCAGAAGCCCGTACTCACACGCCAAAATTGGCACCATAGACGCTTCCGCTGCGCTGGCCTTGGAAGGCGTCCGCGCCGTGCTGACTGGCCAAGATTTCGCCGACGCCAAAGTCGGCAGTATCCCCACCGGCTGGCTCCTCCCCGATCTCAAGATTCCGCCGCACCCGGCCATCGCGCACGGCGAAGTGCATTACGTGGGCGACATTGTGGCCGTCGTGATTGCCGACACGAGGGCGCTGGCCGAAGACGCGGTGGCCCTGATTGAGGTGGATTTGGAACCGCTCGGCGGCGTTTCGCTGGGCAGTGACGCCCTCAAAGAAGGTGCGCCGCTCGTACACCCCGAAGCGCCCGGCAACGTGGCCTTCAACTGGGAAATTGGCGACGCCGCCGCGGCTGACGAGCTGTTCAAGCAGGCCGACCATGTGGTGAGCCTCAAGCTCCGCAACCACCGCCTCGTGCCCAACGCCATTGAGCCGCGTGCCAGCTTGGCGCAGTACCAGCGGGCCAGCGAGGAATTTACGCTGCACACCACCTCGCAAAACCCCCACATTCACCGCTTGATGCTGGCGGCCTTCGTGTTGGGCATTCCCGAACACAAATTGCGCGTCATCTCGCCGGACGTGGGCGGGGGATTTGGCTCCAAGATCATGCAGTACCCCGAAGAAGTGATCGTGCTGTTTGCCGCCAAAAAACTGAATCGCCCGATCAAGTGGGCTGCCCGGCGCTCCGAGAGCTTTGTCACCGACATGCAGGGCCGCGACCACGAAAGTGAGGCGCAACTCGCACTCACCAAAGACGGCAAGATGCTGGCCCTCAAAGTCGACACCATTGCCAACCTCGGCGCGTACCTGACCACCTTCGCGCCCGCCGTGCCGACGTATTTGTACGGCACGCTGCTCAACGGCACTTACAAGTTCGGGGCGGTTCACGGCAAAGTCACTGGTGTCTTCACCAACACCGTACCCGTGGACGCTTACCGGGGAGCTGGACGCCCCGAAGCCACCTACCTCGTGGAGCGGATCGTCAGCAAAGCCGCTTCCGAACTCGGCATGGACGCCGCCGAACTGCGCCGCAAGAACTTCATTCAGCCTGAGGATTTCCCGTATCAGACCCCCGTGGCGCTGGTCTACGATTCCGGCAACTATGAGGCCGCACTAGACAAAGCGCTGACGATGGTCGGCTATCAGGACTTACTCAAAGAGCAGGCCGAGGGCCTCAAGAATGGGCGCTATATCGGCATCGGCTTTTCCACCTATGTGGAAGCCTGCGGCCTCGCGCCCAGCGCTTTGGTCGGTCAGCTCGGCGCTCAGGCTGGACAGTGGGAAAGTGCGGTGGTGCGGGTCATGCCCACCGGCAAAATCGAAGTGCTGACCGGCAGCCACTCGCACGGACAGGGCCACGAAACCACCTTTGCCCAGATCGCCGCTGAAGAATTCGGCATCCCGATGGAAGACGTGGTCATCGTTCACGGCGACACCGGCAAGATGCCGTTCGGCTGGGGCACCTACGGCTCCAGAAGTGCAGCGGTGGGCGGTAGCGCCCTCAAAATGGCGCTGGGCCGCATCAAAGACAAAGCCACCAAAATCGCCGCGCACCTGCTGGAAGCCTCACCCGAAGATATTGAAGTTGCTGATGGGCAATTCAAGGTCAAGGGTGTGCCGGAAGGCGGCAAGTCGTTCTTCGATGTGGCGCTGATGGCCCACCTTGCCCACAACCTCCCCGAAGGCATGGAACCGGGTCTGGAAGCCCAGTACATGTACGACCCCAAGAACTTCGTCTATCCGTTCGGCACCCACATCGCGGTGGTGGAACTCGACGCCGACACCGGCCACGTCAAGATGACCAAGTATGTTTGCGTGGACGACTGCGGCCCGCTGATCAATCCGCTGGTGGTCGAAGGTCAGGTTCACGGCGGCATCGCTCAGGGCTTTGGTCAGGCCATTTTGGAAGAAGCCGTTTACGACGAGGAAGGCAACATGCTGACCGGCTCATTTATGGAATACAGCATGCCCCGCGCCGAAGACTTGCCGATGTTTGAGATCGACCACACCGTGACCCCCAGCCCCCACAACCCACTCGGCGTCAAGGGGATCGGGGAGTCGGGCACGATTGCCAGCACCGCAGCGGTGGCCAACGCCGTCAACGACGCGCTGCGTGCCTTCGGACATCACCACGTGGACATGCCGTTCACGCCGGAAAAAGTCTGGCGGGCCATGAAGGGCGGCGTGCAAACGGTGGGGCAAGCGGCGGACGACTGA
- a CDS encoding (2Fe-2S)-binding protein, whose product MSRVPITININGMPTSAQVEPRTLLVQFLRDELELTGTHVGCDTSQCGACTVSLNGEAVKSCTLFAVQADGMDVKTIEGIGSVDELHPIQAAFWEQHGLQCGFCTPGMIMASAEIIRRNPDPSEDEIREQLGGNFCRCTGYHNIVKAITKAAAVMRQKGAEQGQAADD is encoded by the coding sequence ATGAGTCGTGTACCGATTACCATCAATATCAACGGCATGCCCACATCTGCTCAAGTCGAGCCGCGCACGCTACTCGTTCAGTTTTTGCGCGACGAACTCGAACTCACCGGCACCCACGTCGGCTGCGACACCAGTCAGTGCGGCGCGTGTACCGTGTCGCTCAACGGCGAAGCGGTCAAGAGCTGCACCCTGTTTGCCGTACAGGCCGACGGGATGGACGTCAAAACCATCGAAGGCATCGGCAGCGTGGACGAGCTTCATCCGATTCAGGCGGCCTTTTGGGAGCAGCATGGCCTCCAGTGCGGCTTTTGCACGCCGGGCATGATCATGGCTTCCGCCGAAATCATCCGCCGCAATCCCGACCCCAGCGAAGACGAAATCAGAGAGCAGCTCGGCGGGAATTTTTGCCGCTGCACCGGCTACCACAACATCGTCAAGGCCATTACCAAGGCGGCGGCTGTGATGCGCCAGAAAGGTGCGGAACAGGGGCAAGCAGCGGACGATTGA
- a CDS encoding CoxG family protein has product MQVQGSHTINAPQEKVWALLQDPDVLARCVPGVTEMVASGPDQYNAVLNVAVGPVKGKFQAKVTITDRQPPQQMTLSIDAKSPTGIVTATGTLKLSEVEGGKTQIDWEGEPKLRGMLATLAGRLIGGITQQQADVFFANLDKEASQPQTA; this is encoded by the coding sequence TTGCAAGTTCAGGGATCACATACCATCAACGCGCCGCAGGAAAAAGTTTGGGCTTTGCTGCAAGACCCCGACGTGCTGGCCCGCTGCGTGCCGGGCGTTACCGAGATGGTCGCCAGCGGCCCAGACCAGTACAACGCCGTCCTCAACGTGGCCGTTGGGCCAGTCAAAGGCAAATTTCAAGCCAAAGTCACCATCACCGACCGTCAGCCGCCGCAGCAGATGACGCTGAGCATCGACGCCAAAAGCCCCACCGGCATCGTCACCGCCACCGGCACCCTCAAGCTCAGCGAGGTGGAGGGCGGCAAAACCCAGATCGACTGGGAAGGCGAACCCAAGCTGCGCGGCATGCTCGCCACCCTCGCCGGACGGCTGATCGGCGGCATTACCCAGCAGCAAGCCGACGTGTTCTTTGCCAATCTGGACAAAGAAGCCAGTCAGCCGCAAACCGCTTGA
- a CDS encoding NAD(P)H-binding protein: MIVITGATGQLGHAVTEALLRLLPANQMGVSVRDPAKASAFAERGVRVRRGDFADPASLDDAFEGASQVLIVSSGQSGETAMQQHGAAIDAAKRAGAGRILYTSHMAASPNSAFPPMRTHAATEALLAASGVPYTALRNGFYASSAVIFMGKAPQTGILSAPQDGPVSWTTHADLAEAAALILANEGRFDGPTPPLTASTAFDLAGLGALASDILGKPIERVIISDDQFQATMNAGNVPADRQAISLGFYQASRDGEFGAVDGALAKVLGRSPETMRDFLAGKLSF; this comes from the coding sequence ATGATTGTTATAACCGGAGCCACCGGACAGCTCGGCCACGCCGTTACCGAGGCGCTGCTCCGACTTCTGCCCGCCAACCAAATGGGTGTGAGTGTGCGCGACCCTGCCAAAGCCAGCGCGTTTGCGGAGCGCGGCGTGCGGGTGCGCCGAGGTGACTTTGCCGATCCCGCCAGTCTCGATGACGCCTTTGAGGGAGCCAGTCAAGTCCTGATCGTTTCGTCGGGCCAGAGCGGTGAAACGGCCATGCAGCAGCACGGGGCGGCCATTGACGCAGCCAAGCGGGCGGGTGCGGGGCGGATTCTCTACACTAGCCACATGGCCGCCAGCCCAAACTCAGCTTTCCCGCCCATGAGAACCCACGCCGCCACCGAAGCTCTGCTTGCGGCGTCAGGCGTGCCCTACACGGCGCTCCGCAACGGCTTTTATGCCAGCAGCGCCGTGATCTTTATGGGCAAAGCGCCTCAGACCGGAATCCTGAGCGCTCCACAAGACGGCCCGGTGTCATGGACGACCCACGCCGATCTGGCCGAGGCCGCCGCTCTCATTTTGGCCAACGAAGGCCGATTTGACGGCCCCACCCCGCCGCTGACCGCCTCAACAGCTTTTGATCTGGCGGGGCTGGGCGCTCTGGCCTCCGATATTCTTGGCAAACCCATTGAGCGCGTCATCATCAGCGATGACCAGTTTCAGGCGACCATGAATGCTGGCAATGTGCCTGCTGATCGCCAAGCCATTTCGTTGGGGTTTTATCAGGCCAGCCGCGACGGCGAATTCGGGGCTGTTGATGGAGCGCTGGCTAAGGTGCTGGGGCGTTCCCCCGAAACGATGCGCGACTTTTTGGCGGGCAAGCTCTCGTTCTAA
- a CDS encoding TetR/AcrR family transcriptional regulator, whose translation MTQAPAIQHASEPSANQDAMRERILSAALELLAREGESALTTRAVAAAAGIQPPTLYRHFSDKSRLLDAVAEYGFAQYLAEKQVREHGLDLVHNLRRGWDLNVEFGLSHPAVFALMSGNRRAGKPSPAAAAGAQHLKKQMSALALAGRLRISEDRATDLMRAASLGIVLTLLETPEAGRDSGLSVVAREAVLAALLTDASNVESSASAQAVITLRAALPDVTVLSAGEKALMNEWLERLSTS comes from the coding sequence ATGACCCAAGCGCCCGCCATTCAGCACGCCAGCGAACCCAGCGCAAATCAGGACGCCATGCGGGAGCGTATCTTGAGCGCCGCGCTTGAGCTGCTGGCCCGCGAGGGAGAAAGCGCACTGACCACCCGCGCAGTGGCCGCCGCCGCTGGTATTCAGCCGCCGACGCTCTACCGCCATTTCAGCGACAAAAGCCGTTTGCTCGACGCGGTGGCCGAGTACGGCTTTGCTCAGTACCTCGCCGAGAAACAAGTGCGTGAACATGGCCTTGACCTTGTGCACAACCTGCGGAGGGGCTGGGATTTGAATGTGGAGTTTGGGCTAAGCCACCCCGCCGTGTTCGCCTTGATGTCGGGCAACCGCCGAGCGGGGAAGCCGTCACCAGCGGCAGCGGCAGGCGCTCAGCATCTCAAAAAGCAGATGAGCGCCCTCGCCCTGGCCGGACGCCTACGGATCAGCGAAGACCGCGCCACCGACTTGATGCGGGCCGCGAGTCTAGGGATCGTTCTCACCTTGCTAGAAACGCCCGAAGCGGGCCGCGACTCAGGCTTATCGGTGGTGGCCCGTGAAGCGGTGCTGGCGGCTCTTCTGACCGACGCGTCAAACGTTGAGAGTTCAGCGTCGGCGCAAGCGGTTATTACGTTGCGGGCCGCCCTGCCGGACGTGACAGTGCTGAGCGCGGGCGAGAAAGCCTTGATGAATGAGTGGCTAGAGCGCTTGAGCACAAGCTAA
- a CDS encoding SRPBCC family protein, whose product MSAHTFQGSSTVSAPRDRVWEMLQDPQVMVKVVPGLSDAVAEQGGQMRATLSVNMGPVKGKFKTIVRVLNARPPEYMELEVEGKTITGTAILHTKMTLTDLGETTRIDWVATPKLSGLLAGVGGKLIESKAKDAGAGQRYADRFFGRLSQEA is encoded by the coding sequence ATGTCAGCGCATACTTTTCAAGGCAGCAGTACCGTTTCCGCTCCCCGTGACCGCGTGTGGGAGATGCTGCAAGACCCTCAAGTGATGGTCAAGGTGGTGCCGGGCCTCAGCGACGCCGTAGCCGAGCAGGGCGGCCAGATGCGGGCCACTTTGAGTGTCAATATGGGGCCGGTTAAAGGCAAGTTCAAAACCATCGTGCGGGTGCTGAATGCCAGACCGCCCGAATATATGGAGCTGGAAGTGGAAGGCAAAACCATCACCGGCACGGCGATTTTGCACACCAAAATGACCCTGACCGACTTGGGCGAAACCACCCGCATCGACTGGGTCGCCACGCCCAAGCTCTCGGGCTTGCTGGCTGGGGTGGGCGGCAAACTGATTGAGAGCAAGGCCAAAGACGCCGGAGCGGGCCAGCGCTACGCCGACCGGTTTTTTGGGCGGCTGAGTCAGGAAGCCTGA